From Burkholderia pseudomultivorans, the proteins below share one genomic window:
- a CDS encoding FeoA family protein codes for MRLSNLTKHTPALVERVDDAQPHDPIAQRLRDLGFVRGEPVRVVACGPWGADPLLIQVGSTRFALRRAEAERVSVSVPEDARS; via the coding sequence ATGCGTCTCTCGAATCTGACCAAACACACGCCGGCCCTGGTCGAGCGTGTCGACGATGCCCAGCCCCACGACCCGATCGCGCAGCGGCTGCGCGATCTCGGCTTCGTGCGCGGCGAGCCGGTGCGCGTCGTCGCGTGCGGGCCGTGGGGCGCGGATCCGCTGCTGATCCAGGTCGGCTCGACGCGCTTCGCGCTGCGTCGCGCCGAAGCGGAACGCGTGAGCGTCAGCGTGCCGGAGGACGCCCGGTCATGA
- the feoB gene encoding ferrous iron transporter B has product MSANALRVALVGNPNCGKTALFNQLTGGRQKVANYAGVTVERKVGRFVAPSGRQIQVLDLPGAYSFDSTSPDERITRDVLLGRHPGEAPPDLVVCVADATNLRLHLRFVLEVQRLGRPVVLALNMMDAAERRGIRIDIDVLARELGVQIVQTVAVRRGGASRLVDVLDRAVANAPAAAPPAADDTDDDTIHARVRALLAAAVVMPRATDVRDDRIDHWALHPVFGLVILAAVMFLVFQAVYSIGKPITDAIGDGFTWLGALAGAHLPDGPLRGLVTDGLIGGLGTVLGFLPEILVLFLFILVLEESGYLPRAAFLLDRMMVSVGLTGRSFIPLLSSFACAIPGVLGTRSITDPRDRLATILVAPLMTCSARLPVYALLIGAFIPSQRVLGIFNLQGVVLFALYAAGIGGAMLVGWIMKKLRGPQGEHALLMELPSYRLPRVRDVAIGLWERGSIFMKRLTGVILALTVLMWFISTFPSPPAGAVGPAIDYTFAGYLGRALQYVFAPLGFNWQISLSLIPAFAARETAVAALATVYAVSGGDADIASVGHALVANFSLASALSLLVWFAFAPQCMSTLAVIRRETGSWRNVAISFGYMFVMAYTASFVTYQLARALT; this is encoded by the coding sequence ATGAGCGCCAATGCATTGCGTGTCGCGCTGGTCGGCAACCCCAACTGCGGCAAGACCGCGCTGTTCAACCAGCTGACCGGCGGGCGGCAGAAGGTCGCCAACTACGCGGGCGTCACGGTCGAGCGCAAGGTGGGACGTTTTGTCGCGCCGTCGGGCCGGCAGATCCAGGTGCTCGACCTGCCCGGCGCGTACAGCTTCGATTCGACGAGCCCCGACGAACGCATCACGCGCGACGTGCTGCTCGGCCGCCATCCGGGCGAGGCGCCGCCCGACCTGGTGGTTTGCGTCGCGGATGCGACCAACCTGCGCCTGCACCTGCGTTTCGTGCTCGAAGTGCAGCGGCTCGGCCGGCCGGTCGTGCTCGCGCTGAACATGATGGATGCGGCCGAACGCCGCGGCATCCGGATCGACATCGACGTGCTGGCGCGCGAACTCGGCGTGCAGATCGTGCAGACCGTGGCGGTGCGGCGCGGCGGCGCCAGCCGGCTCGTCGACGTGCTCGACCGCGCCGTCGCGAACGCGCCGGCGGCCGCGCCGCCCGCGGCAGACGACACCGACGACGACACGATCCACGCGCGCGTGCGGGCGCTGCTCGCGGCGGCCGTCGTGATGCCGCGCGCGACCGACGTGCGCGACGACCGGATCGACCACTGGGCGCTGCACCCGGTGTTCGGGCTCGTGATCCTCGCCGCCGTGATGTTCCTGGTGTTCCAGGCGGTCTATTCGATCGGCAAGCCGATCACCGACGCGATCGGCGACGGCTTCACGTGGCTCGGCGCGCTGGCCGGCGCCCATCTCCCCGACGGGCCGCTGCGCGGTCTCGTCACCGACGGCCTGATCGGCGGCCTCGGCACCGTGCTCGGCTTCCTGCCGGAGATCCTGGTGCTGTTCCTGTTCATCCTGGTGCTGGAGGAATCGGGCTACCTGCCGCGCGCCGCGTTCCTGCTCGACCGGATGATGGTGTCGGTCGGGCTCACCGGCCGCTCGTTCATTCCGCTGCTGTCGAGTTTCGCGTGCGCGATTCCCGGCGTGCTCGGCACGCGCAGCATCACCGACCCGCGCGACCGGCTCGCGACGATCCTCGTCGCGCCGCTGATGACGTGCTCCGCGCGCCTGCCGGTCTATGCGCTGCTGATCGGTGCGTTCATCCCGTCGCAGCGCGTGCTCGGCATCTTCAACCTGCAGGGCGTCGTGCTGTTCGCGCTGTATGCGGCGGGGATCGGCGGCGCGATGCTCGTCGGCTGGATCATGAAGAAGCTGCGCGGCCCGCAGGGCGAGCACGCGCTGCTGATGGAGCTGCCGTCGTATCGCCTGCCGCGCGTGCGCGACGTCGCGATCGGCCTGTGGGAGCGCGGTTCGATCTTCATGAAACGGCTGACCGGCGTGATTCTCGCGCTCACCGTGCTGATGTGGTTCATCTCGACGTTCCCGTCGCCGCCGGCCGGCGCGGTCGGCCCCGCGATCGACTACACGTTCGCCGGCTACCTCGGCCGCGCGCTGCAGTATGTGTTCGCGCCGCTCGGCTTCAACTGGCAGATCAGCCTGTCGCTGATCCCCGCGTTCGCCGCGCGCGAAACCGCGGTCGCCGCGCTCGCGACGGTCTATGCGGTGAGCGGCGGCGACGCCGATATCGCGAGCGTCGGCCACGCGCTCGTCGCCAACTTCTCGCTCGCGAGCGCGCTGTCGCTGCTGGTCTGGTTCGCGTTCGCGCCGCAGTGCATGTCGACGCTCGCGGTGATTCGCCGCGAGACGGGTTCGTGGCGCAACGTCGCGATCTCGTTCGGCTACATGTTCGTGATGGCGTACACGGCGTCGTTCGTCACCTACCAGCTCGCGAGGGCGCTGACATGA
- a CDS encoding DUF6587 family protein — protein MSAGLVAQYAVIAALVAASALFMFRKLAPKPASRCQRAVALALVRTRALRWLGQRLMPGAAAAADCGDGCSTCGACGTDGDATPSASGEQPLTFHSPARRR, from the coding sequence ATGAGCGCCGGCCTCGTCGCGCAATACGCGGTGATCGCCGCGCTGGTCGCGGCCAGCGCGCTGTTCATGTTCCGCAAGCTCGCGCCGAAGCCCGCGTCGCGCTGCCAGCGCGCCGTCGCGCTCGCGCTGGTTCGCACGCGCGCGCTGCGCTGGCTCGGGCAGCGGCTGATGCCGGGCGCGGCGGCTGCGGCCGATTGCGGCGACGGCTGCAGCACCTGCGGCGCATGCGGCACCGACGGCGACGCGACGCCGTCGGCGAGCGGCGAACAGCCGCTTACGTTTCATTCGCCCGCACGGCGGCGATGA
- a CDS encoding GNAT family N-acetyltransferase: MKPAIGLRPACAADLPFLLTLRRLTMTAHLQRVGAPTDDDSHHRRISAHFDDAAIICEGDQAIGLLKVSRSADEWHIHQLQLMPAHQGRGIGRAVLGSVLADAARANVPVSLSVLHGNPARRLYERLGFRLVSETATSARLVWHA, translated from the coding sequence ATGAAACCCGCGATCGGCCTGCGTCCCGCCTGCGCGGCCGACCTGCCGTTTCTGCTGACGCTGCGCCGGCTCACGATGACCGCGCATCTGCAACGCGTCGGCGCCCCCACCGACGACGACTCACACCATCGCCGCATCTCGGCGCACTTCGACGACGCCGCCATCATCTGCGAAGGCGATCAGGCAATCGGATTGCTGAAGGTCTCGCGGTCCGCCGACGAATGGCACATCCATCAGCTCCAGCTGATGCCTGCGCATCAGGGCCGCGGCATCGGCCGCGCCGTGCTCGGCAGCGTGCTCGCCGACGCGGCGCGCGCGAACGTGCCCGTCTCGCTCAGCGTGCTGCACGGCAATCCCGCGCGACGGCTGTACGAGCGGCTCGGCTTCCGGCTCGTGTCGGAAACGGCCACCAGCGCCCGCCTGGTCTGGCACGCGTGA